The Sphaerochaeta globosa str. Buddy region ACGACGATGAGAGCGTAGTGGCAAGTACCAAAGGAAACCTGGATTTTGGTACATGGGAGCAACTATTCTACTACGAGTTCGATGGGAAGAGGAGCAAGCACATGCTGGTAAAGATCATCGGGGAATGAAAGGTATCATTCATTCTCCTTTTTAGGTCAGGATTCTGAGCATACCCTGACGCAAAAGGCAATTAATCTTTCCTTGCCTTTTGACGTATAGTGCTCTATCACTTCAGCATTAAAAAAATGCTACTTTTCTTCTTGATTGGGAGGTATATTCGTCGGATTGATCAAATGGGAAGGCTTTAGCTGTACTAACTGCTCGTCGGTCATCTCAGGAATATCGGAG contains the following coding sequences:
- a CDS encoding YjbQ family protein yields the protein MKGFRKELCFNVPSTRGLVNAMNSAASIFINDDESVVASTKGNLDFGTWEQLFYYEFDGKRSKHMLVKIIGE